In a single window of the Terrirubrum flagellatum genome:
- a CDS encoding HAMP domain-containing sensor histidine kinase, whose amino-acid sequence MWLPIILSRLLPKPDIDPAAEAATPEPYAALGDVVARFDAQANVVSASGDTQSLFGVSTDALGNDGLFVRIHISDRPAFLKAVSDACHGSAARSETLRVRRGGATREIDNFIDVEMRCAPHKGGCVAVLRDVSDARAREDELARAKADAEASSVAKDRFLATISHELRTPLNAIIGFSEILGSEQLGQITNERRCEYAKIIRDSGEHLLEIVNMLLDMSKLESGTFEVEPETFDLRGLLNGVCDMMGIRAAQAEVDLQRDFAPEVSEIVSDRRACRQILINLVNNAVKFTPAKGVVTVRAARVGGALDIVVEDTGVGIAVEDLPRLGNPFFQARSSYDRPYEGTGLGLSVVRRLAGLLGGAIVLESGQNLGTTVTVRLPLDGRAEMAPGAVAPILTVARTKTRPGLVIDAVNEPVRLRA is encoded by the coding sequence ATGTGGCTTCCGATTATCCTATCTCGACTGCTGCCGAAGCCCGATATTGATCCTGCGGCGGAAGCGGCGACGCCCGAGCCCTATGCGGCGCTCGGCGATGTTGTCGCGCGTTTCGACGCGCAGGCGAATGTCGTATCTGCGTCCGGCGACACGCAATCTCTCTTCGGCGTGTCGACCGATGCGCTTGGGAATGACGGGCTTTTCGTCCGCATCCATATCAGCGACAGGCCGGCCTTTCTCAAGGCGGTCAGCGACGCCTGCCATGGCTCTGCGGCGCGCTCTGAAACGCTGCGCGTTCGTCGCGGCGGCGCGACGCGCGAGATCGATAATTTCATCGATGTCGAAATGCGCTGCGCGCCTCATAAGGGCGGTTGCGTCGCGGTGCTGCGGGATGTGAGCGATGCGCGCGCGCGGGAAGATGAGCTGGCGCGCGCCAAGGCTGACGCCGAAGCGAGCAGCGTCGCCAAGGATCGCTTCCTCGCGACCATCAGCCATGAGCTGCGCACGCCGCTCAATGCGATCATCGGCTTCTCGGAAATTCTGGGATCGGAGCAACTCGGCCAGATCACCAACGAACGTCGTTGCGAATACGCCAAGATCATTCGCGATTCAGGCGAGCATCTGCTTGAGATCGTGAACATGCTGCTCGACATGTCGAAGCTCGAATCCGGCACCTTCGAGGTCGAGCCGGAGACGTTCGATCTGCGCGGCCTGCTGAACGGCGTCTGCGACATGATGGGGATTCGCGCAGCCCAGGCGGAGGTCGATCTGCAGCGTGACTTCGCGCCTGAAGTCAGCGAGATCGTGTCCGATCGTCGCGCCTGCCGGCAGATCCTGATCAACCTCGTGAACAATGCGGTGAAGTTCACGCCGGCCAAGGGCGTCGTCACCGTGCGCGCGGCGCGAGTCGGCGGCGCGCTCGATATTGTCGTTGAGGATACAGGTGTCGGCATCGCGGTCGAGGATCTGCCGCGTCTCGGCAATCCGTTCTTCCAGGCGCGTTCGTCCTACGATCGCCCCTATGAGGGCACGGGCCTGGGCTTGTCGGTCGTTCGCCGGCTTGCTGGTTTGCTTGGCGGCGCGATCGTGCTTGAAAGCGGACAGAATCTCGGCACGACCGTCACCGTTCGCCTGCCGCTCGACGGCCGCGCCGAAATGGCGCCCGGAGCCGTCGCTCCTATTCTCACCGTGGCCCGCACGAAGACTCGTCCGGGCCTTGTTATCGACGCCGTGAATGAACCGGTGCGCCTCCGTGCCTGA